The DNA sequence GaacctaaattaaattaaagtatatgTATCCACTCAATTCCTTTTTCCAAGTAAAGGTGATTTTTTTGGTAGGAAAGTTAATGCAtagaatcaaaattaaatttacaagGATCTCATAATAACCCTAACTATAAATACCTCGCTTTTGATGTTCAAATATATTGTCTAGAACCAAAATATTGAAAGCcagaaaatatttatattaatatatgtaGATAGACAATACTATGTGCTATAAGTATAATGATATTTAGGTTGCCATTGGTTTAACTCAATCCCTAAAATTCTAATGTACAACAATTTTATACACCTTTAAAAAGGAACTAGTCATTACACCAATATGCAAATGCACTTGCTTTGCTCATTTCTCAGGTGGCTCTTCAAGTTGGTTATCATTGTTGAACATGATGCGTGGCTTTCCCATGCTGAAATTCAGAACCTTAGCGTCCATGTTGTACTTGATGACACCATCATATAGCAGCTTCCTTATATAGTGCTCTAGGTCCGAACCAATTAGGCGAAGTGTGTATTCTGTTAATGGAGCACCCTGGTTCATAATTTCATCAAAACATGAAGGAATCATTATTTTCATCAAAACGCTCAAGTAGTTTTTCCTTAGTTACATCTTCCCGAGGTAGTTAACTAGTTTTGGTCTCTGTCACTAATATGCTAACTCTATTATCATATTCGAATTTGACTAATTCAACTCGAAAAACTAAGGTGACCTCTTATTTAGATGTAAGTTTAAATTTGACTAAATATTTAAAGTGGTATTTGAAATTTATACACTAATTTCATCCTGAAGTTCTAATTGTATTATTGCTGTTCTCGAGATTAAATTCCGGACACCATAATAGTTTATCAACTCTTTTCCGGAATGACTCAACAAATAGAAAGATGAGCTGGCACACTCTTGCCACGACGGAGTGCCAATTCATCACTTCGTTTGTTGAGTTACTACTAAAAAAGATCGAAAAACCATTATAGTGTCTGAAACTCAATCACAAAGATATCAATAATacagttaaaattttaaagactaaattaataTACGTCTTGAATCTCAGGACCATTACGGAGATTTGGTTCCCAAATTCAGAACTAGAAAAGACATGGAGCATTATTGAATTGGTGATTAAGGAAAACTACCTCGTAGTGATCCACAAGCTCTTGGAAGTAAGAATAGACCAAGTTGCATGTGTCAGGTTTCCACACGAATTCATTACTGGGATCAAGAATAAGGGTGAGCTTATCCATCTGGGTTTGATCAAACTCGCAAGTCACCGGATCAATGTAGGCCGCAAAGATCCTTATATGGCGGGTGGTGCAACTCAGCCACTGCCCTCCATACTCCCTGGTCATGTTCTTGCTCTTAACATTCAGCTGAGGCTCCACCGGCCTTGGCTTCGTCCCTTTCGGCTTCCAACTCCGGCTGCTCTCTGCTTGCTCTTGCTCTTCCTGCGGCGGTGCCTTCACACTCTCTGCTTCCTCCACATCTGTTTGTTGCTGCTGAGCTGAAATGAAGGATGCTCTTCTGTTCCTGAGTTCTTTTCTTCCTCCTCCACTCCAACCAAGCATGGATAATCTTGTTGACACCATGTAGGAACAACTTGTGGCCATGGCTTAATGCTTTGTCAGTTTAGTTCTCTAGTTGGTTTGCTTTTTAGTACCCTGGATTTAGAAGCTCTTGTCAGTAGTTTTGGTCCTTCTTCTTATAGATAagatttcttatatatatataagaggaaGAATTTTGTGAGGTCAGAAATGAAAGAAAAGTTTCTTCCACAGATATTGCTATTTAAAAATGAGATTAAAAAGCATTCTTGCAATGTTTTATATCCATTGACAATTtgagatatatttaaaaaattaaaatgcagaTTTGGGTTGCCAGGGCTAGTCTATTGTTTTACGAATAAACTCTTGTCATCTTATTATAACATTAATCGCCAAGGATAAGATATAAACGAAATTTCATCAAAACTAATAATTCTATTTATCAAGTATCTACTTTCATCTAGTAATCCCTGATATGGAAGATAATGAAAAGGGAACAAATGCTTAAGCCCAATCTTCAAACCAAAGTTTGAtgaatatttttgatattttactATGCTCAAGATAATTCCATGCTCAGAATATAACAATTGTCATTGctataatttcattaaaaattcatttaCATTTCAGATGTTCATATACAATGACAATAGGCGTTCAAACCCAATGGTTGAATATAACAAACGAAacctaaccaaaaaaaaaaaggagacccTGCATTGCATCATTTACAATTGTATCTAGTTTCCGACCAATTCGTTAAGCCTGTATGCTACTAGACTGAAGATGATTGAGCcacaaaattctttttcaatgtaAGAACAGGTCTAATTGGTTCATCAAGATTGTCCAATTGCAAGTCCCAAATATCATTGTTACTTGGTGTTGCCTGTTCATATGGTTGATCAACCCTTTCTTCAACTTCGAAGCCGATATAGTCAGCAACATCTCCGTCTTTGTCATGACTCTGTTGCCACTGCCTTTGAGCCACCATTAACCCAGTTTCTTTGATATCAGTGGGAACGGAGCCAAAGTATCGCCGTCTACCAACATTCTCATCTCTggacctcttccttttcttttccttactCAGTTTCTTCGGGTGATGAAGCTTGCATTTGGTTCCTTCTTCGCAGTTTCCCATTGCTTCAAAGGTCGGACAGACATAGCTATGCTTCTTCCGACACTGAGACCACATATATATGCAGGTATCAGCATGGTACCACAAACACGGGAGGAGGCAAAGACATGCAATAAAAGTGGACCAAAATGGCGATGCAGAAATTTTACAACGGGCATTAATTACCAAGGGAATATAAATATAACCATACACTTGCAAATATAACTTAACTGAATATCAAAACTAGCAAGgcgataagaagaaaaaaaagttgcAGACAAATTTAATGTGTCATTCTTCAAAAGAGGACCACAATATAGAAGTCCAAGTTGACAATATAAAAAACAGAGTCACCATTACAAGTTTATAACTGCAATGAATCATCAAATGAAAGTACAAGCAGAGTAGCAGGTTCCTTGAATGAGTATAGAACACAATCATGTTAACAGAAATTGATTTACTTTATTGCAGTAAACGAGAAATAGATTCAGTGTTCAAATTGTACATTAACTAGAAAATTTGACATGGTTGAGTTAATACCTCATTTCCATCGGCACAATAGCCCCTGAGAAATTCTCCACAAATAGAAGCCTTAGGATTCACATTGACATGTCTGTAAGGACAACTTCTGTTTGTGCATAAACCTGTCATGAAATTTGTAAGAATGATACATACATTTGCATTATTCACTtgatataagataaaaatttctATAATGCACCTTGCAAAAAATAAGAACAATCTGGCATTCTCTCCGGAATAACCTGAACAACAAATAAATTAGACGGTAGATAGATCAGTAAATTCAGTAGATCAAATTCAATTTTGGCCTAGACGAATATAACCTTATGAGTCAATTTGCAGTTGCCATTAGAACATAAACCATTTAGAAACTTAGTGCAGACAACTACTTTTGAGGGATCATGAATATAAGGACACTTCCCATCATCCTTGTTACATTTCCCAAATCTGGTAAAAAACTGACAGTACTTCTGCTTTCGTGCAAGGCGCTGTCTAGCAGTGTGCAGACTCCATCTAACTTTTTCATTAGCCAAAATCCGAGTCCGTTTCCTTGGGTCCCTAATAAGCTGATTACCTTTGCCAATTTGGAAATACCTTGCAGCAATGAAAGTAATAGTTTCAATACTCAAAGTCTCAAATGCTGGAGGATAAATGAAACTGCAAGAGTTAATATTATGCACACTTCTCTCCATCATATATCTTCAAACATATTAGACAAGAGTACGAATATTAATGAAATTTGACATTATCATGCTATCACATAAGATATCAAAGCAACAAATAAGAACATTCCACATACACATTTTCCCCAATCACTAATCTTTGTTGGATGGAACCTTCTTTGGCAGCCAAGCCTGCAAGGATAGAGGCAGAGAGAAGGGATGGAGATTAATTGCATAAAAGGAAAGGCATAAATATGAAGACTTCGCAAcatgaaaacaaaaaaatggtACTTGATGAAATCATAATTCCCCCTTGTCTAGGCTGACAATCAACTCAAATGTACAAAAGCTCAATGAGGACGCATTGTGTCCATTTATATAAACTACAAAGTTATCATCAAACTTAAAGATGATTCCAACATCAAACTTTGAAATAGTGAACCTAAAGTACTTAAGAATGTGCTAGACTGCTAGATGTCCAAAAGCATGTATCCATTCAGTTAATCACAGAATACTGATGGTTCATGTAAGAATCAAGTGAAACTATTTATATGAAAAGTTGACAAAATTAAATCCTAGAATGCTGCCTTCAAAGGGTCCATCTGTAACAAACTGAACCAATATGAAATATAACTTTTCCTACACCATCAGCTGCTACTTTTAAAGACAGTACACAAACTATATTTGAAAATGCATTATTTTGAAAGGGCAGAAATCAATAACATGCAGATCATGGACCATAAGAAATCATGACAAACACTTGTGGAAGGTGCTTCCTACTTTTTGCCTGAGAACTGTTACAAGCAACATCTTTCTGTTCTCTTGTTTTCCTCTCCAACACAGCAACAGCAAGTGCTTCCTGAATCGATCATAAGAAAACATGACAACTATTGAGAAAAAAATCTTTTACTTGGTATAAAAACCAGCTAAATTTAAAGGAAAACTTCAATGGACAATGCTTTAGTATCAAAAGCCAAACTAACCTCATTAACCTTCTCAGAGTACCTGCCAGAAAATTTGGACCCTTTTATAATGGATCCACCAGTATGTAATACCTTAGGTTTCCAATGAGAAAACCCATGGGTTGATCTAGTGTAAACAGCATCCCTCTTCCTTAAAAGAAGCAATTTCTTGCTAAAAAAGACAGTAATTGAAGTTTTTTTTTGGGAGATAAATTCAGAGTAATTAATAGTTTCAAGTGAATATTTCTAAGGCATATAACCAAAGGAGACACAAACTAAGAGAGGGGTGAAGGAGGGGAGAAATTCGAAGATGAAAAGCAGTAACATATTAGGTACCTGTTTGCTGATGAGGGAGTAAAGTTGGAGCTTAAATCACGATTGTGAACAAATCTTCTTCGAAATGTTGATCTTTTCCATTGAAAAAAGTGAGGCAAAATCTTCCGATAATGCCCTGAGCCAGTGTTGTTTTTTGATGAAAGGGTCCCACCAAGTGGAGCTTTTAAAGGTTTGCACAAGCTCCCAGCAACTGCAGATGAAATATCCAGTTAACTATAACAACTAATAAagtgaaagaaattaaaaaatggaTCATCAACAGCATTCCATATTCATCCAGATAGTTGAAAAATGGTGACCAAATATCCAGTTTCCCGCTATCAGCTCCAAAAACAGACACACACAAAAATGATTATTCACaaagaaaacaactaaaagaaagaggTCAATATTGGCAAGGCTCCAGAGACAATAGAAATTCGCAAAGCCAATATTTCGAAGAACATAACTTCCAAACAAGCATACTAGATACATGAGACAAACAAGTGCTAAGATTTAAGAAATTTTTTGCCAACAGACAGACAGAAAGGAGAAGGCAATTTGCTGCACTGCTTATCAGATAAACCACAATAACATATTGAACATGTCTATAAAGGTCTCAAGCACAAAGAAGTACATTCATTTTCAGTTAATCAGTTCGTGATGAAACTAGGACTAGATTCATACAAGTGAAGGTTAAAAAATAGGTACTTAACATACCTTTTTGCGACCACTTGTTTGTAAACCTGCTGCAAATCTCTTTAGAATCCAATGGACCATCAGAATTTACATTACTATCTTGCATTGTAACTGTTGGGCTGATATGACTAACAAATGAAGTCCTTATTATCTGATTTTTGCGCTTCTTGTAGTAGCCATTGGAGTATGCTGTTTGAGTCTTGCCATCAGTAGAGACAGAGAGATCACTAGAATCCAAAGATGCAACTAATTTATTTGACTTGGGCTTCATATATACTATTCTCTTTGCAGTTGAAGAAGAAATCTCAACTTGGCCAGCCCCACGATTGTCTGAACCAATTTGATTTTCGTATGTTTCAGAATATTTGCACAATTCCTCATAAGATTTTGCGGCATCATTAGTTTCTCTAACATTCTTAGGATCGGCTGCAAATTCAAAGCAACCAAGTGTAAGATTCTCTGTAAATGGGGAAGATCCACTCTCCAATTTGGTGTCAGTGGGTAGTGGAAGTATTATGTGACCCTTCAAAGGAACATCATTTACTCCAGTTTTCAAAGCACCTGGTTGACCTGGAACATTAACCATGCATTCAGATCTGATGCTCTTTTCAAAGTTGTCAAAGCCCAAAGATGGTGACTGGTTAGCAACGGATGTTGATGTTGTAGCAGAAACAGGGATAACTTTCCGAACAAGACTGTTACCCTTACGGGTATAAAGAGTATTTTGAGTGTTCCCTTTCATTTGTGGAATTAACTTGTTAGGAGGACTAGTTATCAAAGAAGGCTTGCTTCCAGATAAAGAACTAGGATAACTATTACCTGTTCGAAGCCAGGTTCGAGGTTTTAATGAACGGGATGAAGTAAATGGCTTTGATCGGGGAAAAAAGGAGGACTGGTCCTTTGAAGTTTTAGGAATGACACAATCTGGAGATCTTTGCACACAAACTCTCTTCTGATGATTTCCCCCAACGTcctgtaaattaattttttctcccTGAACATTTTCAACAGCCAAAATGCTTGTCTCCGTACTGATTGGCACAACTGAAGTGGCATTTTCTTTCGGTTCACCTTCCAACATTGGAAAATGAACATTTGGAGTGGCTGAGTATTCAAGAAGAGAATTAGAGGCAATGCCTGAGTGCTGCAATTCCAAACTCTTGGGAGAATCTCTTTCCCTATTTAAATTCATAGACTCAAAAGAATCTCTACCCAAGCTAATGTCAGACAATTTAGCAATATCCTCTGTATAAGTCAGCAACGGAGTAGACATAACAGCCATGCTTAGCAATTCAACTTCTTCCTTATGTACTTGCATATCACTAAAGTGAATAGGGACTTCTGCACAAGATGTGGTGGAAGCCACAATCACATCACTGAGTTCAGATGGACACTCCGTGATACTAGAGTGACAAGCCGTGGTTCTGCGCCTTTTGTACAAGGGTGAAATCTTGTTTGCATCCTCATATAAATCAGCCACAGAAATCCCCCTTTTCacagttaaagttgtgatcccaTCTGTTCTGGATTGTGAGCCAAAATCTAACATTGGAACAGATATATCTAAGGCTTCTGAAAGACTAGGAACCTTCAACAGATCTGAGGTTGTGTAGACAACATTTGCAAGACCAACTGGATTTTCTGCATCTAGAGACATGCCCTCCATCTTTGAAGGAGAAAATTTTAAGAGAGTTCTAACCTCTCTCTCTTCAACAGTACCTGTGTCCCCTTTAACACAATCAATGGAAATATCAGAATTTGGAACTGATTGTATGTCACAGTTCTCCTTTTCATGTTGGCATGATTGATTACTATAAGCCTCAATGTGATTAATGTCAGAAGTATTTCCATTGAATAATTCAGTATGCTTTTCTTCAAGGTGTACAACAGCATTTTTGTCTTCAAGCAACAAATTTCCTTCACTTGGTAAAGACTGGAAATAACCTGGAACTGACATCTTGTCAACAGGGGCAGTCTTTTCCTCAAAAGAAGTCGTTGGGATCTTGTCCAAAGGAGCAGCAGCAGTTAATGAACTAACAGGAACATTATCTTCTTTCACTGTCCCATCAAACATATTTGCTGATATTGAACTTGACCTACTTGATTTTGGTTTCACAACCTTTTTGACCACTCTTTTAACAATCTTTTTCTTCTTAACAACCCTTGGAGTTGCTTTACCGGAATTTGTATTGGCAACTTCTTCTGTTACAATCCCCTTAGAGGATTGTGCCACCTTAGTTTTTCCATTAGGATTTTGGACTGCACTCGGATGAAGATGAGAAAAGTAATCAGATACATTCTTCTTTGCCCTTAAATCCTTCCCAGAATTAGTGGTGCCATTTACCAAGCACTCTGAACTATTTGAAATCCCAGCAAACTCGGATAGTTTTACAAGCTGTGATTCTGAGCAAGAATCTTTGGAAAACAAAGATACATTCACCTCTGTGATCAAGTCCTTACTAAAATTAGAGGTGTCATTTGGCAAGCATTGGGAGCTATGTGAATTTCCAGAACCAGCAAATTGTTCTGCTTGCTGTAAACCCAAAGCTACGCTCTTCTGTGAAGTCAAGTCCTTCCCAGAACAAGAGGTGTTATATGACAAGCAGTGTGAGCTATTTGAATTGGCAGCACCTTCAGTTAGTTTTATTCGCTGTGATTCATAACAACAACTTTCAGAAACCAATTGCTTTCTTTTTTTAGACTTTCGTTTAGCCTTTTTCCCTTTTTGATTAGGATTCAAATCTGTCTTCAAAACAGCAGTTGTTTCAGCATTAGAAGCAATGGTAGAATTTGAAGGCACCACAATAGCCTTGGCAACCATAGAATTCACTGCAGACAGTTTTACTAGCTGTGAATCAGAACAACCACTTTTAGAAACCAAGGATGCATTCGTCTGTGCAAGCAAGTCCTCACCAGAACTCGAGGTGCCATTTGCCAAACACTGAGAGCTATGAGAATTTACAGAACCGTCGGCAGATAGTTCTACTTGATGTGTACCCAAACAAGAAATTTCAGAAACCAAAGACACATCCTTCCGTGCAGTCAAGTCCTTTCCAGAAATAGAGATGTCGTTTGCCAGGTGCTGGGAACTATTTGATTGGGCAGCACTTGCTGGTAGTTCTGAAACTCTATGTGCATCAGAACAAGAAATTTCAGAAACCAAACACTTCCTTTTTTtagccttctttttctttttctttgccttTCCAATAGGACTCAAAGCTGTATTAGAAA is a window from the Arachis hypogaea cultivar Tifrunner chromosome 17, arahy.Tifrunner.gnm2.J5K5, whole genome shotgun sequence genome containing:
- the LOC112764158 gene encoding NAD(P)H-quinone oxidoreductase subunit M, chloroplastic, producing the protein MATSCSYMVSTRLSMLGWSGGGRKELRNRRASFISAQQQQTDVEEAESVKAPPQEEQEQAESSRSWKPKGTKPRPVEPQLNVKSKNMTREYGGQWLSCTTRHIRIFAAYIDPVTCEFDQTQMDKLTLILDPSNEFVWKPDTCNLVYSYFQELVDHYEGAPLTEYTLRLIGSDLEHYIRKLLYDGVIKYNMDAKVLNFSMGKPRIMFNNDNQLEEPPEK
- the LOC112763870 gene encoding uncharacterized protein isoform X1: MDPYFHHYRRPNTYIPLPPSYNHHHLRQVPNHVLVNPTAFNFNPPVLLPANPLFVPQVPVLFDHDSRHRRSMLSQSPSNSNPSRSASRFSKECFGGANRRCRAVVPLNSGTESKLCSEEAQDSSLETTALELDRYDYDRADKVHEYTGIPKKQVKRKSAFLRIQAPKPSNGKNEDDEQLHCDDCAVVDSKPGSSSSRIEDEHCLNDGKQAEVGEEIPFGVDVFFESNSMVAKAIVGSSSSSFVSNPGTTAVSNTALSPIGKAKKKKKKAKKRKCLVSEISCSDAHRVSELPASAAQSNSSQHLANDISISGKDLTARKDVSLVSEISCLGTHQVELSADGSVNSHSSQCLANGTSSSGEDLLAQTNASLVSKSGCSDSQLVKLSAVNSMVAKAIVVPSNSTIASNAETTAVLKTDLNPNQKGKKAKRKSKKRKQLVSESCCYESQRIKLTEGAANSNSSHCLSYNTSCSGKDLTSQKSVALGLQQAEQFAGSGNSHSSQCLPNDTSNFSKDLITEVNVSLFSKDSCSESQLVKLSEFAGISNSSECLVNGTTNSGKDLRAKKNVSDYFSHLHPSAVQNPNGKTKVAQSSKGIVTEEVANTNSGKATPRVVKKKKIVKRVVKKVVKPKSSRSSSISANMFDGTVKEDNVPVSSLTAAAPLDKIPTTSFEEKTAPVDKMSVPGYFQSLPSEGNLLLEDKNAVVHLEEKHTELFNGNTSDINHIEAYSNQSCQHEKENCDIQSVPNSDISIDCVKGDTGTVEEREVRTLLKFSPSKMEGMSLDAENPVGLANVVYTTSDLLKVPSLSEALDISVPMLDFGSQSRTDGITTLTVKRGISVADLYEDANKISPLYKRRRTTACHSSITECPSELSDVIVASTTSCAEVPIHFSDMQVHKEEVELLSMAVMSTPLLTYTEDIAKLSDISLGRDSFESMNLNRERDSPKSLELQHSGIASNSLLEYSATPNVHFPMLEGEPKENATSVVPISTETSILAVENVQGEKINLQDVGGNHQKRVCVQRSPDCVIPKTSKDQSSFFPRSKPFTSSRSLKPRTWLRTGNSYPSSLSGSKPSLITSPPNKLIPQMKGNTQNTLYTRKGNSLVRKVIPVSATTSTSVANQSPSLGFDNFEKSIRSECMVNVPGQPGALKTGVNDVPLKGHIILPLPTDTKLESGSSPFTENLTLGCFEFAADPKNVRETNDAAKSYEELCKYSETYENQIGSDNRGAGQVEISSSTAKRIVYMKPKSNKLVASLDSSDLSVSTDGKTQTAYSNGYYKKRKNQIIRTSFVSHISPTVTMQDSNVNSDGPLDSKEICSRFTNKWSQKVAGSLCKPLKAPLGGTLSSKNNTGSGHYRKILPHFFQWKRSTFRRRFVHNRDLSSNFTPSSANSKKLLLLRKRDAVYTRSTHGFSHWKPKVLHTGGSIIKGSKFSGRYSEKVNEEALAVAVLERKTREQKDVACNSSQAKSLAAKEGSIQQRLVIGENVYFQIGKGNQLIRDPRKRTRILANEKVRWSLHTARQRLARKQKYCQFFTRFGKCNKDDGKCPYIHDPSKVVVCTKFLNGLCSNGNCKLTHKVIPERMPDCSYFLQGLCTNRSCPYRHVNVNPKASICGEFLRGYCADGNECRKKHSYVCPTFEAMGNCEEGTKCKLHHPKKLSKEKKRKRSRDENVGRRRYFGSVPTDIKETGLMVAQRQWQQSHDKDGDVADYIGFEVEERVDQPYEQATPSNNDIWDLQLDNLDEPIRPVLTLKKNFVAQSSSV
- the LOC112763870 gene encoding uncharacterized protein isoform X2, with the translated sequence MDPYFHHYRRPNTYIPLPPSYNHHHLRQVPNHVLVNPTAFNFNPPVLLPANPLFVPQVPVLFDHDSRHRRSMLSQSPSNSNPSRSASRFSKECFGGANRRCRAVVPLNSGTESKLCSEEAQDSSLETTALELDRYDYDRADKVHEYTGIPKKQVKRKSAFLRIQAPKPSNGKNEDDEQLHCDDCAVVDSKPGSSSSRIEDEHCLNDGKQAEVGEEIPFGVDVFFESNSMVAKAIVGSSSSSFVSNPGTTAVSNTALSPIGKAKKKKKKAKKRKCLVSEISCSDAHRVSELPASAAQSNSSQHLANDISISGKDLTARKDVSLVSEISCLGTHQVELSADGSVNSHSSQCLANGTSSSGEDLLAQTNASLVSKSGCSDSQLVKLSAVNSMVAKAIVVPSNSTIASNAETTAVLKTDLNPNQKGKKAKRKSKKRKQLVSESCCYESQRIKLTEGAANSNSSHCLSYNTSCSGKDLTSQKSVALGLQQAEQFAGSGNSHSSQCLPNDTSNFSKDLITEVNVSLFSKDSCSESQLVKLSEFAGISNSSECLVNGTTNSGKDLRAKKNVSDYFSHLHPSAVQNPNGKTKVAQSSKGIVTEEVANTNSGKATPRVVKKKKIVKRVVKKVVKPKSSRSSSISANMFDGTVKEDNVPVSSLTAAAPLDKIPTTSFEEKTAPVDKMSVPGYFQSLPSEGNLLLEDKNAVVHLEEKHTELFNGNTSDINHIEAYSNQSCQHEKENCDIQSVPNSDISIDCVKGDTGTVEEREVRTLLKFSPSKMEGMSLDAENPVGLANVVYTTSDLLKVPSLSEALDISVPMLDFGSQSRTDGITTLTVKRGISVADLYEDANKISPLYKRRRTTACHSSITECPSELSDVIVASTTSCAEVPIHFSDMQVHKEEVELLSMAVMSTPLLTYTEDIAKLSDISLGRDSFESMNLNRERDSPKSLELQHSGIASNSLLEYSATPNVHFPMLEGEPKENATSVVPISTETSILAVENVQGEKINLQDVGGNHQKRVCVQRSPDCVIPKTSKDQSSFFPRSKPFTSSRSLKPRTWLRTGNSYPSSLSGSKPSLITSPPNKLIPQMKGNTQNTLYTRKGNSLVRKVIPVSATTSTSVANQSPSLGFDNFEKSIRSECMVNVPGQPGALKTGVNDVPLKGHIILPLPTDTKLESGSSPFTENLTLGCFEFAADPKNVRETNDAAKSYEELCKYSETYENQIGSDNRGAGQVEISSSTAKRIVYMKPKSNKLVASLDSSDLSVSTDGKTQTAYSNGYYKKRKNQIIRTSFVSHISPTVTMQDSNVNSDGPLDSKEICSRFTNKWSQKVAGSLCKPLKAPLGGTLSSKNNTGSGHYRKILPHFFQWKRSTFRRRFVHNRDLSSNFTPSSANRKRDAVYTRSTHGFSHWKPKVLHTGGSIIKGSKFSGRYSEKVNEEALAVAVLERKTREQKDVACNSSQAKSLAAKEGSIQQRLVIGENVYFQIGKGNQLIRDPRKRTRILANEKVRWSLHTARQRLARKQKYCQFFTRFGKCNKDDGKCPYIHDPSKVVVCTKFLNGLCSNGNCKLTHKVIPERMPDCSYFLQGLCTNRSCPYRHVNVNPKASICGEFLRGYCADGNECRKKHSYVCPTFEAMGNCEEGTKCKLHHPKKLSKEKKRKRSRDENVGRRRYFGSVPTDIKETGLMVAQRQWQQSHDKDGDVADYIGFEVEERVDQPYEQATPSNNDIWDLQLDNLDEPIRPVLTLKKNFVAQSSSV